Proteins encoded within one genomic window of Posidoniimonas corsicana:
- a CDS encoding DNA gyrase subunit B, which translates to MSEEPQDQDAPQPEPSQEPTKKASSHHGNAEYGAGDLEHLSDLEHVRERPSMYIGDTTARGLHHLVYEVVDNSIDEAMAGHATTVSVQINVDGSITVEDDGRGIPTEKHEQLSEQMDREVSTLEGVMTVLKFGGKFSKGAYQTSGGLHGVGVTVVNFLSEWSEVEVARDGHIHHQEYERGVPKGPVRRIGASSKRGTKTTFKPDPQIFQTTKYVYATLQKRLQELAFLNKGVRITITDARSNESDAFLYEDGIREFVTHLNRASEAAHEDVLFIEGEADGVSLEIALQYSGEFTENVHTYVNNINTHEGGTHLSGFRSALTRTINNYGKKEGLFKDLTPSGEDVREGLTAVISCRVPHPQFEGQTKTKLGNSEVEGIVNSIFGDYLQKYFEENPKTAKQIVRKGVLAAEARESARKARQLVRERKGALSGAGLPGKLRDCSSKEVDKCELYLVEGDSAGGSAEGGRMREYQAILPLRGKIINAYKSRETKVLENQEVRSMIAAIGAGIGAEQDVSKRRYGRVVIMTDADVDGSHIRTLLLTFFYRQMYDLVAKGHVFVAQPPLFRVRKGKQVQYVQTDEEMKNQLLDLGLGDSHFDAGDGLVVEGEAMAKLVRTLAAMEEALIALERRGIALKAHALRQDPDSGRLPSYHVFVGVEEHWFFDREELDTFVKEKEAAEGGELLVDGGPTPQTEEEGEEQTNGAPAPTSKRLRIVELHEVRTINNLLRDLREMGFEIDALIPQERTGEEGSRYRVVRGETETGLEDLRGLPAAIRSAGEKGLQITRFKGLGEMNAEELRETTLDPANRTLLQVSMEDAGAADDLFRVLMGDQVEPRRDFIQKHALDVKNLDV; encoded by the coding sequence ATGTCCGAAGAACCCCAAGACCAAGACGCCCCGCAGCCTGAGCCCTCGCAGGAGCCGACCAAGAAGGCCAGCAGCCACCACGGCAACGCCGAGTACGGCGCGGGCGACCTCGAGCACCTGTCCGACCTGGAGCACGTGCGCGAGCGGCCGAGTATGTACATCGGCGACACCACCGCCCGCGGCCTGCACCACCTGGTCTACGAGGTGGTCGACAACTCGATCGACGAAGCCATGGCCGGCCACGCCACCACGGTGAGCGTGCAGATCAACGTCGACGGATCGATCACCGTCGAGGACGACGGTCGCGGCATCCCCACCGAGAAGCACGAGCAGCTCTCCGAGCAGATGGACCGCGAGGTCAGCACGCTCGAGGGCGTGATGACCGTGCTGAAGTTCGGCGGCAAGTTCTCCAAGGGCGCCTACCAAACCTCCGGCGGCCTGCACGGCGTCGGCGTGACGGTGGTCAACTTCCTCTCCGAATGGTCCGAGGTCGAGGTCGCCCGCGACGGCCACATCCACCACCAGGAGTACGAGCGCGGCGTGCCCAAGGGCCCCGTGCGGCGGATCGGCGCCAGCAGCAAACGCGGCACCAAGACCACCTTCAAGCCCGACCCGCAGATCTTCCAGACCACCAAGTACGTCTACGCCACGCTGCAGAAGCGGCTGCAGGAGCTGGCGTTCCTCAACAAGGGCGTGCGGATCACCATCACCGACGCCCGCAGCAACGAGTCCGACGCGTTCCTCTACGAGGACGGCATCCGCGAGTTCGTCACGCACCTGAACCGCGCCAGCGAAGCCGCCCACGAGGACGTGCTGTTCATCGAGGGCGAGGCCGACGGCGTGTCGCTCGAGATCGCGCTGCAGTACTCCGGCGAGTTCACCGAGAACGTCCACACGTACGTCAACAACATCAACACCCACGAGGGCGGCACCCACCTCTCCGGCTTCCGCTCGGCCCTCACGCGGACCATTAACAACTACGGCAAGAAGGAGGGCCTGTTCAAGGACCTCACCCCCAGCGGCGAGGACGTCCGCGAGGGCCTGACCGCCGTGATCAGCTGCCGCGTGCCGCACCCGCAGTTCGAGGGCCAGACCAAGACCAAGCTGGGCAACAGCGAGGTGGAGGGCATCGTCAACTCGATCTTCGGCGACTACCTGCAGAAGTACTTCGAGGAGAACCCCAAGACCGCCAAGCAGATCGTCCGCAAGGGCGTGCTGGCCGCCGAGGCCCGCGAGTCCGCCCGCAAGGCCCGCCAGCTGGTCCGCGAACGCAAGGGCGCGCTCTCCGGCGCCGGCCTGCCGGGCAAGCTGCGGGACTGCTCGAGCAAGGAGGTCGACAAGTGCGAGCTGTACCTGGTGGAGGGCGACTCGGCCGGCGGCTCCGCCGAAGGCGGCCGCATGCGGGAGTACCAGGCGATCCTGCCGCTCCGCGGTAAGATCATCAACGCCTACAAGAGCCGCGAGACCAAGGTGCTGGAGAACCAGGAGGTCCGCAGCATGATCGCGGCCATCGGCGCCGGCATCGGCGCCGAGCAGGACGTCAGCAAACGCCGCTACGGCCGCGTGGTGATCATGACCGACGCCGACGTCGACGGCAGCCACATCCGCACGCTGCTGCTCACGTTCTTCTACCGCCAGATGTACGACCTCGTGGCCAAGGGGCACGTGTTCGTCGCGCAGCCGCCGCTGTTCCGCGTCCGCAAGGGCAAGCAGGTGCAGTACGTGCAGACCGACGAGGAGATGAAGAACCAGCTGCTGGACCTCGGCCTGGGCGACAGCCACTTCGACGCCGGCGACGGCCTGGTCGTCGAGGGCGAGGCCATGGCCAAGCTGGTCCGCACGCTGGCCGCCATGGAGGAGGCCCTCATCGCGCTCGAGCGGCGCGGCATCGCGCTGAAGGCCCACGCGCTGCGGCAGGACCCCGACAGCGGGCGACTGCCCAGCTACCACGTGTTCGTCGGCGTCGAGGAGCACTGGTTCTTCGACCGCGAGGAGCTCGACACGTTCGTCAAAGAGAAGGAAGCGGCCGAGGGGGGCGAGCTGCTGGTCGACGGCGGCCCCACGCCGCAGACCGAGGAGGAGGGCGAGGAGCAGACCAACGGCGCCCCCGCCCCAACCAGCAAGCGGCTGCGGATCGTCGAGCTGCACGAGGTGCGCACCATCAACAACCTGCTGCGCGACCTCCGCGAGATGGGCTTCGAGATCGACGCGCTCATCCCGCAGGAACGCACCGGCGAGGAGGGCAGCCGCTACCGCGTGGTCCGCGGCGAAACCGAGACCGGCCTCGAGGACCTCCGCGGCCTGCCCGCCGCGATCCGCTCCGCCGGTGAGAAGGGCCTGCAGATCACCCGCTTCAAGGGCCTGGGCGAAATGAACGCCGAGGAGCTCCGCGAGACCACCCTCGACCCCGCCAACCGCACGCTGCTGCAGGTCAGCATGGAAGACGCCGGCGCCGCCGACGACCTGTTCCGCGTGCTGATGGGCGACCAGGTCGAACCCCGCCGCGACTTCATCCAGAAGCACGCGCTGGATGTGAAGAACCTGGATGTGTGA
- a CDS encoding DUF1570 domain-containing protein — MKSPRTLAALACFLLLTAPAAAAEFMFSAVVDGRRIEGRPLDWTDSVMTLLSRDGQLYEFDPRRAKEAKRTAPRFKGFDEQEMTRQLREEFDRRFDISTTQHYVVVHPRGERSAWTERFEQIYGAFVSYIRVRGFHVRQPDFPLVAVVFRNKQEYESHVRKSGAKLLPNSLGFYSHGTNRVCLYDITGGDPDQDWTENSSTIIHEATHQVAFNLGVHSRTSPPPYWVPEGLATLFEARGVWRPSGSDQRANRVNYGYLREFRRHATDKKPPFTLREFVASDQPFKRNTGAAYAQAWALSFYLSETRPRDYTRHLRATADRPVYSAFSAAERVAYFTDAFGEDLDVLQANFLRWVAKL, encoded by the coding sequence ATGAAGTCGCCCCGAACACTGGCTGCACTCGCCTGCTTCTTGCTGCTGACCGCGCCGGCCGCGGCAGCGGAGTTTATGTTCAGCGCTGTGGTCGACGGGCGGCGGATCGAGGGCCGGCCGCTCGACTGGACCGACAGCGTCATGACGCTGCTGTCACGCGACGGCCAGCTGTACGAGTTCGACCCCCGCCGGGCCAAGGAGGCCAAGCGCACCGCGCCCCGGTTCAAGGGGTTCGACGAGCAGGAGATGACGCGTCAGCTCCGCGAGGAGTTCGACCGCCGGTTCGACATCTCGACCACGCAGCACTACGTGGTGGTCCACCCGCGCGGCGAGCGGAGCGCCTGGACCGAGCGGTTCGAGCAGATCTACGGCGCGTTCGTCAGCTACATCCGCGTGCGTGGTTTCCACGTGCGGCAGCCGGACTTCCCGCTGGTGGCGGTCGTGTTCCGCAACAAGCAGGAGTACGAGTCGCACGTCCGCAAGTCGGGCGCGAAGCTGCTGCCCAACTCGCTGGGCTTCTACAGCCACGGCACCAACCGCGTCTGCCTGTACGACATCACCGGCGGCGACCCCGACCAGGACTGGACGGAGAACTCGTCGACCATCATCCACGAGGCGACCCACCAGGTGGCCTTCAACCTGGGCGTGCACAGCCGCACCAGCCCGCCGCCCTACTGGGTGCCCGAGGGCCTGGCCACGCTGTTCGAGGCCCGCGGAGTGTGGCGGCCCAGCGGGTCGGACCAGCGGGCCAACCGCGTCAACTACGGCTACCTGCGCGAGTTCCGCCGGCACGCCACGGACAAGAAGCCGCCGTTCACGCTCCGCGAGTTCGTGGCGTCCGACCAGCCGTTCAAGCGCAATACAGGGGCCGCGTACGCGCAGGCGTGGGCGCTGTCGTTTTACCTCAGCGAGACCCGCCCCCGCGACTACACCCGCCACCTGCGCGCCACCGCCGACCGGCCGGTCTACAGCGCCTTCTCGGCGGCCGAGCGGGTGGCGTACTTCACCGACGCCTTCGGCGAAGACCTCGACGTGCTGCAGGCCAACTTCTTGCGGTGGGTCGCGAAGCTGTAA
- a CDS encoding arylsulfatase → MTNRTELAVSALLLFLSSAALAAKTPPNIVFIMADDLGYGEAGCYGQQKIRTPHIDRLAAEGLRFTQHYSGAPVCAPARCVLMTGQHGAHAEVRDNRDAGSGRVFPGQWPLTSDVTTIAQLLRCQGYATGAFGKWGLGPANTSGSPIKKGFDRFYGYNCQRNAHSYFPLFLDSNEREVRINNYPIPGRDRKPEGEVLADDYRAENYAPDMILNQAVKFLRNRGSKPFFLYLPFVEPHLAMHPPQEWVDRYPEEWDAGHGPYRGENGYLPHPRPRAAYAAMISHLDDHVGVVLAELDKLGLADNTLVVFTSDNGPTMPGGDPRFFTGGAACGFFESTGGLRGYKGSVYEGGLRSPCIVRWPGVTPAGATTDLPSYFADWFPTLASVASAPAEAEQPLDGIDLAPLLRGGTAPERGAPLIWEFGGYGGMVAVRQGDWKALRRDLKRKQPKEWELYNLADDPQEAHNLAADRPEIVEELERAYLATRTIEPDFPLPIYDRQTTDQSPDPQSPDA, encoded by the coding sequence ATGACCAACCGCACCGAACTGGCCGTTTCCGCGCTGCTGCTGTTCCTGTCCTCCGCCGCGCTGGCCGCCAAAACGCCGCCGAACATCGTGTTCATCATGGCGGACGACCTCGGCTACGGCGAGGCGGGCTGCTACGGCCAGCAGAAGATCCGCACGCCCCACATCGACCGCCTGGCGGCCGAGGGGCTCCGCTTCACGCAGCACTACTCCGGAGCGCCGGTCTGCGCGCCGGCCCGCTGCGTGCTGATGACCGGCCAGCACGGCGCCCACGCCGAGGTCCGCGACAACCGCGACGCCGGCAGCGGGCGGGTCTTCCCCGGGCAGTGGCCGCTCACGTCGGACGTGACCACCATCGCCCAGCTGCTGCGCTGCCAGGGCTACGCGACCGGCGCGTTCGGCAAGTGGGGCCTCGGCCCGGCGAACACGAGCGGTTCGCCAATCAAGAAGGGATTCGACCGCTTCTACGGCTACAACTGCCAACGCAACGCCCACAGCTACTTCCCGCTGTTCCTCGACAGCAACGAGCGTGAGGTGCGGATCAACAACTATCCCATCCCGGGCCGCGACCGGAAGCCCGAGGGGGAGGTGCTGGCCGACGACTACCGCGCAGAGAACTACGCCCCCGACATGATCCTCAACCAGGCGGTCAAGTTCCTCCGCAACCGCGGATCAAAGCCCTTCTTCCTGTACCTGCCGTTTGTCGAGCCGCACCTCGCCATGCACCCGCCGCAGGAGTGGGTCGACCGCTACCCCGAGGAATGGGACGCCGGCCACGGCCCGTACCGGGGCGAGAACGGCTACCTGCCCCACCCCCGCCCCCGCGCGGCGTACGCGGCGATGATCTCGCACCTGGACGACCACGTCGGCGTGGTGCTGGCGGAGCTCGACAAGCTCGGCCTGGCCGATAACACGCTGGTGGTGTTCACCTCCGACAACGGCCCGACCATGCCGGGCGGCGACCCGCGGTTCTTCACCGGCGGGGCGGCGTGCGGGTTCTTCGAATCCACCGGCGGGCTGCGGGGCTACAAGGGTTCGGTCTACGAGGGCGGGCTGCGGTCGCCCTGCATCGTCCGCTGGCCCGGCGTGACGCCCGCGGGCGCGACGACCGACCTGCCCAGCTACTTTGCCGACTGGTTCCCGACGCTCGCCTCGGTCGCGTCGGCGCCGGCGGAAGCCGAACAGCCGCTCGATGGGATCGACCTCGCTCCGCTGCTGCGGGGCGGGACCGCGCCCGAGCGGGGCGCGCCGCTGATCTGGGAGTTCGGAGGCTACGGCGGCATGGTCGCGGTCCGCCAGGGCGACTGGAAGGCCCTGCGGCGGGACCTGAAGCGCAAGCAGCCCAAGGAGTGGGAGCTCTACAACCTGGCGGACGACCCGCAGGAGGCGCACAACCTGGCCGCCGACCGCCCGGAGATCGTCGAGGAGCTCGAGCGGGCCTACTTGGCGACCCGGACCATCGAGCCCGACTTCCCGCTGCCCATCTACGACCGGCAGACCACCGACCAGAGCCCAGACCCGCAGAGCCCGGACGCGTAG
- a CDS encoding DUF721 domain-containing protein — protein sequence MDPELVAQKLADLSQRAQREKGRRHARRPKKASDVVAQMFARKGYATPRANEQLRDAWSAAAGPALGKFCQASAVRQGVLEVIVANSMMAQELGFEKNRLLKAMQQALPDARIEGLRFKVGRLG from the coding sequence ATGGACCCCGAACTCGTCGCCCAGAAGCTTGCCGACCTGTCCCAGCGCGCCCAGCGGGAGAAGGGTCGCCGGCACGCCCGCCGGCCCAAGAAGGCTTCGGACGTGGTGGCGCAGATGTTCGCCCGCAAAGGCTACGCGACGCCCCGCGCCAACGAACAGCTGCGCGACGCCTGGTCCGCGGCGGCCGGGCCGGCGCTCGGCAAGTTCTGCCAGGCCTCGGCCGTGCGGCAGGGCGTGCTCGAGGTGATCGTCGCCAACAGCATGATGGCCCAGGAACTCGGCTTCGAGAAGAACAGACTCCTCAAGGCGATGCAGCAGGCCCTGCCCGACGCCCGCATCGAGGGCCTCCGCTTCAAGGTCGGCAGGCTCGGCTAG
- a CDS encoding helix-turn-helix domain-containing protein, producing the protein MACPADPPGCVGGDAGRTAAAGGVTRLPLAGRRLKSSSPEATEAGAWTMPCFVAGPENRLVAAVFQRLLAAVGDDNGLAVGQSSIGSLLLFGPSGCGKTHLARGLAEAWHNRLGHTKNGDSQVAYLTASDFRRQVASAVNDRSLDAFRRQIRRCRLLVIDDLPRLAGEAYALEELIHTVDALAVSGALFVGASQKPLADVPQLSRALTGRLLSGVTLQVAQPSLATRQALLQQALSALGCTATPKALALLAEQAPTDPRRLLGVALRLRRRLRAGATLDEKLAASLAELDLARPSPPAGEIVATVARYYGLPKAKLTSSSRQKSIVLARAVAIYLTRELTPLSYDQIGKLLGGRDHTTVLHNYRRIERSLPTDRALRTALDELRGSITAAAAV; encoded by the coding sequence GTGGCGTGCCCTGCCGACCCGCCCGGTTGTGTGGGCGGCGACGCTGGACGCACGGCCGCAGCGGGGGGTGTGACGCGGCTGCCGTTGGCCGGCCGCCGGCTCAAGAGCAGCTCGCCGGAAGCCACCGAGGCGGGCGCATGGACCATGCCGTGCTTTGTCGCCGGCCCAGAGAACCGCCTGGTCGCGGCCGTGTTCCAGCGGCTGCTGGCCGCCGTTGGCGACGACAACGGCCTCGCCGTCGGGCAGTCGTCCATCGGCTCACTGCTGCTGTTCGGTCCCAGCGGCTGCGGCAAGACCCACCTCGCCCGCGGCCTCGCCGAGGCGTGGCACAACCGGCTCGGGCACACCAAGAACGGCGACTCGCAGGTCGCGTACCTGACGGCCAGCGACTTCCGCCGCCAGGTCGCGTCGGCCGTGAACGACCGATCGCTGGACGCCTTCCGCCGCCAGATCCGCCGCTGCCGGCTGCTGGTCATCGACGACCTGCCACGGCTGGCGGGCGAGGCCTACGCGCTCGAAGAACTAATCCACACCGTCGACGCGCTGGCGGTCAGCGGAGCGCTGTTTGTCGGCGCGTCGCAGAAGCCGCTCGCCGATGTGCCACAGCTCAGCCGGGCCCTCACAGGCCGGCTGCTGAGCGGGGTTACGCTGCAGGTGGCGCAGCCGTCGCTCGCCACCCGGCAGGCGCTCTTGCAGCAGGCGCTGTCCGCGTTGGGCTGCACCGCCACCCCCAAGGCGTTGGCCCTGTTGGCCGAGCAGGCGCCCACCGACCCCCGCCGGCTGCTGGGCGTCGCGCTGCGGCTCCGCCGTCGTCTGCGGGCCGGCGCCACGCTGGACGAGAAGCTGGCCGCTAGCCTGGCCGAGCTCGACCTGGCCCGCCCCAGCCCCCCCGCGGGCGAGATTGTCGCCACGGTCGCCCGCTACTACGGGCTGCCCAAGGCGAAGCTCACCAGTTCCAGCCGGCAGAAGTCGATCGTGCTGGCGCGGGCGGTGGCGATCTACCTGACCCGCGAGCTGACCCCGCTCTCCTACGACCAGATCGGCAAGCTGCTGGGGGGCCGCGACCACACCACCGTGCTGCACAACTACCGGCGGATCGAACGCTCGCTGCCCACCGACCGCGCCCTCCGCACCGCCCTGGATGAACTACGAGGTTCGATCACCGCCGCAGCAGCGGTGTGA
- the dnaN gene encoding DNA polymerase III subunit beta, translating to MKITCNREQLLQAFQAVAAVAPTRSPKPILQNVKLEVTADSASFLATDLEVAIRYQATGIEVEQPGACILPTARFGQILRESSDETFHIEADDKHIRVRGERSQFNLSAEDPGDYPSIAVFDDASYYETAARWFKELIRRTVFATDNESSRYALGGVKMEWEDGTLTGVGTDGRRLSKMEGPVSAVGEPGAFGDATIVPSRSLNLIDRAVNDDDGEVQIAIRQNEMLVRSPRAMIYSRLLEGRFPRWRDVFPQRTSSVKVELPIEPFYRAVRQAAILTSDESRGVDFTFGEGSLVLSGHAAEVGESRIELPVAFDSSEITITLDPRFVIDFLKVLDSDKSFTLDLQDGESAAVCTTDDGYGYVIMPLARDR from the coding sequence ATGAAGATCACATGCAACCGTGAGCAGCTCCTGCAGGCCTTCCAGGCCGTGGCGGCTGTCGCCCCCACCCGCAGCCCGAAGCCGATCCTGCAGAACGTCAAGCTAGAGGTCACCGCCGACTCGGCGTCGTTCCTGGCGACCGACCTGGAGGTCGCGATCCGCTACCAGGCGACCGGCATCGAGGTCGAGCAGCCCGGCGCGTGCATCTTGCCGACCGCCCGGTTCGGCCAGATCCTGCGGGAGAGCTCCGACGAGACCTTCCACATCGAGGCCGACGACAAGCACATCCGCGTGCGGGGCGAACGCAGCCAGTTCAACCTGTCGGCCGAGGACCCGGGCGACTACCCCAGCATCGCCGTGTTCGACGACGCCTCGTACTACGAGACCGCCGCCCGCTGGTTCAAGGAGCTGATCCGCCGCACCGTGTTCGCCACGGACAACGAGTCCAGCCGGTACGCACTGGGCGGCGTGAAGATGGAGTGGGAGGACGGCACGCTCACCGGCGTGGGCACCGACGGCCGCCGCCTGTCCAAGATGGAGGGCCCGGTGTCCGCCGTGGGCGAGCCCGGCGCCTTCGGCGACGCCACGATCGTCCCCAGCCGCTCGCTCAACCTCATCGACCGCGCCGTCAACGACGACGACGGCGAGGTGCAGATCGCCATCCGCCAGAACGAGATGCTCGTCCGCAGCCCGCGGGCGATGATCTACTCGCGTCTGCTGGAGGGCCGCTTCCCCCGCTGGCGGGACGTGTTCCCCCAGCGGACCAGCTCGGTGAAGGTCGAGCTGCCGATCGAGCCGTTCTACCGGGCCGTCCGCCAGGCGGCGATCCTGACCAGCGACGAGAGCCGCGGCGTCGACTTCACATTCGGCGAGGGCTCGCTGGTGCTCTCCGGCCACGCCGCCGAGGTGGGCGAGTCCCGCATCGAGCTGCCGGTGGCGTTCGACAGCTCCGAGATCACCATCACGCTCGACCCGCGGTTCGTGATCGACTTCCTGAAGGTGCTCGACAGCGACAAGTCGTTCACGCTCGACCTGCAGGACGGCGAGTCCGCGGCCGTCTGCACCACCGACGACGGCTACGGCTACGTGATCATGCCGCTGGCCCGGGACCGCTAG
- a CDS encoding ribonuclease E inhibitor RraB, with amino-acid sequence MSDEPNLAFDVDALFEHLTENLGHNLEDEKEWTYIVRSSDYQALEDAASEFEEEFAIHLHEHVEEEDEEGNVSKGDPIMCVIRVDALSAEQVKEIAQRVDAVAAARGLDYEGVHCYDSVDEQALLEWLAPEDAAWRLRALTDSGLEPDAELPWTILVVAPDVPETDKIAADLAAAGFDDFDQFDERDEEGDCGVCLFVPGTNNEAALQATMQKVAQVAEPHGGQLVAVQFYSREEFIEVFGVEGDGEEE; translated from the coding sequence ATGTCCGATGAACCCAACCTCGCCTTCGACGTCGACGCGCTGTTCGAGCACCTGACGGAGAACCTCGGGCACAACCTGGAGGACGAGAAGGAGTGGACCTACATCGTCCGCTCTAGCGACTACCAGGCCCTCGAGGACGCCGCCAGCGAGTTCGAGGAGGAGTTCGCGATCCACCTGCACGAGCACGTTGAGGAGGAGGACGAGGAGGGCAACGTCAGCAAGGGCGACCCCATCATGTGTGTGATCCGCGTCGACGCGCTCTCGGCCGAGCAGGTGAAGGAGATCGCCCAGCGGGTCGACGCGGTCGCCGCCGCCCGCGGCCTGGATTACGAGGGCGTGCACTGCTACGACTCGGTCGACGAGCAGGCGCTGCTGGAGTGGCTCGCCCCCGAGGACGCCGCCTGGCGGCTGCGGGCGCTGACCGACAGCGGCCTAGAGCCCGACGCCGAGCTGCCCTGGACCATCCTGGTCGTGGCGCCCGACGTGCCGGAGACCGACAAGATCGCCGCCGACCTGGCGGCCGCCGGCTTCGACGACTTCGACCAGTTCGACGAGCGCGACGAGGAGGGCGACTGCGGCGTCTGCCTGTTCGTCCCCGGCACGAACAACGAGGCCGCTCTGCAGGCCACAATGCAGAAGGTGGCCCAGGTCGCCGAGCCCCACGGCGGCCAGCTCGTGGCGGTGCAGTTCTACTCCCGCGAGGAGTTCATCGAGGTGTTCGGCGTGGAGGGCGACGGCGAAGAGGAGTAG
- a CDS encoding cysteine desulfurase family protein, with product MQRIYLDHNATTPPLPEVTQAVADAMGQGYANPSSQHDDGRRARRPLEQARDAIATALGASTAVMTPDTLLFTSGGTESNNHALRALLGDDPRGRHVVISAIEHPSIAGLAEQLEREGATVDRLPVDPQGRVRADALAAVLRADTCLVSVMLGNNETGVLQPVAEIAKECRRRGVPVHTDATQVVGKMPVDFRRLGVSMLTFAGHKLHGPCGIGGLLIEGGLQAAPLLHGQPGSQRPGTAPVELAIGLQTAVELWQAEQAERESRMRLLRDRLEAALLAGEPQAVVVGAGAERLPHTSCVGFRGLDRQALQMALDRQGVACSTGSACASGSSEPSPTLLAMGADGGLAGGLDEGVIRGALRFSLGAATTAAEIDDAAERILAICKRLRSRQEP from the coding sequence ATGCAGCGGATCTACCTGGACCACAACGCCACCACGCCCCCCCTGCCGGAAGTGACCCAAGCGGTCGCCGATGCGATGGGGCAGGGCTACGCAAACCCCTCTAGCCAGCACGACGACGGCCGCCGCGCCCGCCGCCCGCTCGAGCAGGCCCGCGACGCCATCGCCACGGCGCTGGGCGCCAGCACCGCTGTCATGACGCCCGACACGCTGCTGTTCACCTCTGGTGGGACCGAGTCCAACAACCACGCGCTCCGCGCCCTGCTGGGCGACGACCCACGCGGCCGCCATGTGGTGATCAGCGCGATCGAGCACCCGAGCATCGCCGGCCTGGCCGAGCAGCTCGAGCGCGAGGGCGCCACGGTCGACCGCCTGCCGGTCGACCCGCAGGGCCGGGTGCGGGCGGACGCGCTGGCCGCGGTGCTGCGCGCCGACACCTGCCTGGTCAGCGTGATGCTGGGCAACAATGAAACCGGCGTGCTGCAGCCGGTCGCTGAGATCGCTAAGGAGTGCCGCCGCCGTGGTGTGCCGGTCCACACCGACGCGACCCAGGTGGTTGGCAAAATGCCGGTCGACTTCCGCCGGCTGGGCGTGTCGATGCTGACCTTCGCCGGCCACAAGCTGCACGGCCCCTGCGGGATCGGCGGCCTGCTGATCGAGGGCGGGCTGCAGGCGGCGCCGCTGCTGCACGGCCAGCCCGGGTCGCAGCGGCCCGGCACCGCGCCGGTCGAGCTCGCCATCGGCCTGCAGACGGCCGTCGAGCTGTGGCAGGCCGAGCAGGCCGAACGGGAGTCGAGAATGAGGCTGCTGCGCGACCGGCTCGAGGCGGCCCTGCTGGCCGGCGAGCCCCAGGCGGTGGTCGTCGGCGCCGGGGCCGAGCGGCTGCCGCACACCAGCTGCGTCGGGTTCCGCGGGCTCGATCGCCAGGCCCTCCAGATGGCTCTGGACCGCCAGGGAGTGGCCTGTTCGACCGGATCGGCGTGCGCCAGCGGGTCGAGCGAACCGTCGCCGACGCTGCTGGCGATGGGCGCCGATGGGGGCCTCGCCGGGGGACTCGACGAGGGGGTGATTCGGGGGGCTTTGCGGTTTAGTTTGGGCGCGGCCACGACGGCCGCCGAAATCGACGACGCGGCCGAACGTATCTTGGCTATCTGCAAGCGGTTACGAAGCCGCCAAGAACCCTGA
- the scpB gene encoding SMC-Scp complex subunit ScpB translates to MSTLGRRLGSTAWRYRGPLSERADRPRPVSARPARERPRGMQRRTTVARRTRLEAILLLADEPLPLRRLAKLANLEDATEARTLLDELRRLHEARGSAFQITAIAGGYQLLTDPKLAPWLQPLAPAGQELRLTPPAMETLAVVAYRQPVVRAEVEAIRGVQCGELLRQLMERDLLRIVGRSQELGRPILYGTTKRFLRVFGLKNLDGLPQVAGLPGAELAREPEADTDSATIPLATR, encoded by the coding sequence ATGAGCACGCTCGGTCGACGGCTCGGCAGCACAGCATGGCGGTACCGCGGGCCGCTCTCGGAGCGGGCCGACCGCCCACGACCCGTCAGCGCCCGCCCGGCTCGCGAGCGTCCGCGCGGCATGCAGCGCCGCACCACGGTCGCCCGGCGGACGCGACTCGAGGCGATCCTGCTCCTGGCTGATGAGCCGCTGCCCCTGCGGCGACTGGCGAAGCTGGCGAACCTGGAGGACGCCACCGAGGCCCGCACCCTGCTGGACGAGCTCCGCCGGCTGCACGAGGCCCGCGGGTCGGCCTTCCAGATAACCGCGATTGCGGGCGGCTACCAGCTGCTGACCGACCCGAAGCTGGCGCCCTGGCTGCAGCCGCTGGCGCCCGCAGGGCAGGAGCTGCGGCTGACCCCGCCCGCCATGGAGACGCTGGCCGTCGTGGCGTACCGCCAGCCGGTGGTGAGGGCCGAGGTCGAGGCGATCCGGGGCGTGCAGTGTGGGGAACTCCTCCGCCAGTTGATGGAACGAGACTTATTGCGTATTGTCGGGCGTTCGCAGGAACTCGGGCGGCCCATCTTGTACGGAACAACCAAGCGATTCCTGCGGGTTTTTGGCCTCAAGAACCTCGACGGCCTGCCCCAGGTAGCCGGTCTCCCGGGGGCAGAATTGGCAAGAGAACCTGAAGCCGATACGGACTCGGCGACGATACCACTCGCCACACGCTGA